The following are from one region of the Hydrogenophaga sp. BPS33 genome:
- the pdxA gene encoding 4-hydroxythreonine-4-phosphate dehydrogenase PdxA codes for MSRPLSASAAWPIALSMGDPAGIGPEIVVKALRERPALQRHVVVAGDIQTLHRALRLTGPREGSAEDALVLAEIDDVSAMARLPPGCMAVVQACAPLQPPVFGRIDAQAGRAAADCIRWAAQAALSGRARAVVTAPIQKEALAAAGIDHPGHTEFLQSLAAAHAGAPVQALPVRMMLSCPGLSAVLVSIHVSLRQALQAVTLERVLQTIRITDAHFRRAGLAAPRIAVAGLNPHAGEGGLFGREEIDVIAPAIAQARSEGVEASGPYAPDTVFMRARQGAFDVVVAMYHDQGLIPVKLLGLEHGVNTTLGLPFVRTSPDHGTAFDIAGTGRASAASLLAAIDAAFEAQSTS; via the coding sequence ATGAGCCGCCCCCTGTCTGCCTCTGCCGCCTGGCCCATCGCACTGAGCATGGGGGATCCGGCCGGGATTGGCCCTGAGATCGTCGTCAAGGCCTTGCGCGAGCGCCCGGCGCTGCAACGCCACGTCGTCGTGGCGGGGGACATTCAGACCTTGCACCGCGCCTTGCGCCTGACAGGTCCACGCGAGGGCTCGGCCGAGGACGCCCTGGTTCTGGCCGAGATCGACGATGTGTCGGCCATGGCACGGCTCCCGCCCGGCTGCATGGCCGTGGTGCAGGCCTGTGCACCGCTGCAACCGCCTGTTTTCGGTCGCATCGACGCCCAGGCGGGTCGTGCGGCCGCCGACTGCATCCGCTGGGCGGCGCAGGCGGCCTTGTCGGGGCGGGCGAGGGCGGTGGTCACCGCGCCGATCCAGAAGGAGGCGCTGGCTGCCGCGGGCATCGATCATCCCGGGCACACCGAGTTTCTGCAGTCGCTGGCCGCAGCCCATGCGGGCGCGCCGGTTCAGGCCCTGCCCGTGCGCATGATGCTCAGTTGTCCTGGGTTGAGCGCGGTGCTGGTGAGCATCCATGTGTCGCTGCGACAGGCGCTGCAAGCTGTGACGCTGGAGCGGGTATTGCAGACCATCCGCATCACCGATGCGCATTTCCGGCGCGCCGGCTTGGCCGCGCCGCGCATTGCGGTGGCCGGCCTGAACCCCCATGCGGGCGAGGGTGGCCTGTTTGGCCGGGAAGAGATCGACGTGATCGCGCCGGCGATTGCGCAAGCCCGTTCGGAGGGTGTCGAGGCCAGCGGTCCCTATGCGCCCGACACGGTGTTCATGCGTGCGCGGCAGGGAGCGTTCGACGTGGTGGTGGCCATGTACCACGACCAAGGGCTCATACCCGTCAAGTTGCTGGGACTTGAGCACGGTGTGAACACCACGCTGGGCCTGCCGTTTGTTCGCACCAGTCCGGACCATGGTACGGCGTTCGATATCGCGGGCACCGGCCGTGCGAGTGCCGCGAGCCTGCTGGCCGCCATCGACGCGGCATTCGAGGCCCAGTCTACTTCTTGA
- a CDS encoding cytochrome b: protein MAEFKEISPDAPIGQKALNWVDNRFPLSKLYKEHLSEYYAPKNFNFWYFFGSLALLVLVIQIVTGIFLVMHYKPDANLAFASVEYIMRDVPWGWLIRYMHSTGASAFFVVVYLHMFRGLIYGSYRKPRELVWVFGCAIFLCLMAEAFMGYLLPWGQMSYWGAQVIVNLFSAIPFVGPDLALLIRGDFVVGDATLNRFFSFHVIAVPLVLLGLVVAHLIALHEVGSNNPDGVEIKATKDASGKPLDGIPFHPYYTVHDILGVSVFLMVFSAIIFFAPEFGGYFLEYNNFIPADPLVTPLHIAPVWYFTPFYSMLRAITSEMMYALVTIVVVAAVLGAIKARVSGALKGAIVIGALVLVTLMMSIDAKFWGVVAMGGAVIILFFLPWLDNSPVKSIRYRPRWNFWLYTVFVINFLILGYLGVQPPSPVGERVSQVGTLFYFGFFLLMPWWSRIGQFKQPPERVTFTPH from the coding sequence ATGGCTGAATTCAAAGAAATATCCCCCGACGCGCCGATCGGTCAGAAAGCACTGAACTGGGTCGACAACCGCTTTCCCCTCTCCAAGCTGTACAAGGAGCACCTCTCCGAGTACTACGCGCCCAAGAACTTCAACTTCTGGTACTTCTTCGGCTCGCTGGCGCTGCTGGTGCTGGTGATTCAGATCGTCACGGGCATCTTCCTGGTGATGCACTACAAGCCCGACGCCAATCTGGCGTTCGCCTCGGTCGAGTACATCATGCGCGACGTGCCTTGGGGCTGGCTGATCCGCTACATGCACTCCACCGGCGCCTCCGCGTTCTTCGTGGTGGTCTATCTGCACATGTTCCGCGGCCTGATCTACGGCAGCTACCGCAAGCCGCGTGAGCTGGTCTGGGTATTCGGCTGCGCGATCTTCCTGTGCCTGATGGCCGAAGCCTTCATGGGCTACCTGCTGCCCTGGGGCCAGATGTCCTATTGGGGCGCCCAGGTGATCGTCAACCTGTTCTCCGCGATTCCCTTTGTCGGTCCCGACCTGGCCCTGCTGATCCGTGGCGACTTCGTCGTGGGTGACGCCACGTTGAACCGCTTCTTCAGCTTCCACGTGATCGCCGTGCCGCTGGTGCTGCTCGGCCTGGTGGTGGCCCACCTGATCGCGCTGCACGAAGTGGGCTCCAACAACCCCGACGGCGTGGAAATCAAGGCCACCAAGGACGCCTCGGGCAAGCCGCTCGACGGCATTCCATTCCACCCTTACTACACCGTGCATGACATCCTGGGCGTCTCGGTGTTCCTGATGGTGTTCTCTGCGATCATCTTCTTCGCACCCGAGTTCGGGGGCTACTTCCTCGAATACAACAACTTCATCCCGGCCGATCCACTGGTGACGCCGCTGCACATCGCGCCGGTGTGGTACTTCACGCCGTTCTATTCGATGCTGCGCGCCATCACCTCCGAGATGATGTACGCGCTGGTGACCATCGTTGTCGTCGCTGCGGTGTTGGGTGCGATCAAGGCCCGCGTGTCCGGCGCGCTCAAGGGCGCCATCGTGATCGGTGCCCTGGTGCTGGTGACGCTGATGATGTCCATCGACGCCAAGTTCTGGGGCGTCGTGGCCATGGGTGGCGCGGTCATCATCCTGTTCTTCCTGCCCTGGCTTGACAACAGCCCGGTCAAGTCGATCCGCTACCGTCCGCGTTGGAACTTCTGGCTCTATACGGTGTTCGTGATCAACTTTCTGATCCTCGGCTACCTCGGTGTGCAACCGCCTTCACCGGTTGGCGAGCGCGTCTCCCAGGTGGGCACGCTGTTCTACTTCGGCTTCTTCCTCCTGATGCCCTGGTGGAGCCGCATTGGCCAGTTCAAACAGCCGCCTGAGCGCGTCACCTTCACGCCCCACTGA
- a CDS encoding glutathione S-transferase N-terminal domain-containing protein, protein MMVLYSGTTCPYSHRCRFVLFEKGMDFEIRDVDLYNKPEDISVMNPYGQVPILVERDLILYESNIINEYIDERFPHPQLMPGDPVDRARVRLFLLNFEKELFTHVSMLESRSAKGNEKALEKARAHIRDRLTQLAPVFLKNKFMLGDNFSMLDVAIAPLLWRLDFYGIELSKNAAPLLKYAERIFSRPAYIEALTPSEKVMRK, encoded by the coding sequence ATGATGGTCTTGTACTCGGGCACCACCTGCCCTTACTCCCACCGCTGCCGTTTTGTGCTGTTTGAAAAAGGCATGGACTTCGAGATCCGGGACGTCGACCTCTACAACAAGCCCGAAGACATCAGCGTCATGAACCCGTATGGCCAGGTGCCCATCCTGGTCGAGCGCGACCTGATCCTCTACGAGTCGAACATCATCAACGAGTACATCGACGAGCGCTTTCCGCACCCGCAACTGATGCCGGGCGACCCGGTGGACCGTGCCCGCGTGCGCCTGTTTCTGCTGAACTTCGAGAAGGAGCTGTTCACTCACGTGTCCATGCTGGAGTCCCGCAGTGCCAAGGGCAACGAGAAGGCGCTGGAAAAGGCCCGCGCGCACATCCGCGATCGCCTGACCCAGTTGGCGCCGGTGTTTCTGAAGAACAAGTTCATGCTCGGCGACAACTTCTCCATGCTGGACGTGGCGATTGCGCCGCTGCTCTGGCGCCTGGATTTCTACGGCATCGAGCTCAGCAAGAACGCTGCTCCGCTGCTCAAGTACGCCGAACGCATCTTCTCGCGCCCGGCCTACATTGAAGCGCTCACGCCATCTGAAAAAGTGATGCGCAAGTAA
- the mscL gene encoding large conductance mechanosensitive channel protein MscL: MGMMQEFKEFAVKGNVIDLAVGVIIGGAFGKIVTSMVEDVIMPIVGAVFGNLDFTNLYIALGRVPEGTAPTLAALKAAGVPTLAYGNFITVALNFAIMAFIIFIMVKQINRLKRQAPEAPPAEPVTPEDIALLREIRDSLKK, from the coding sequence ATGGGAATGATGCAAGAGTTCAAGGAGTTTGCCGTCAAGGGCAATGTGATCGACCTCGCCGTGGGCGTGATCATTGGCGGGGCGTTCGGCAAGATCGTCACCTCGATGGTGGAGGATGTGATCATGCCCATCGTGGGCGCGGTGTTTGGCAACCTGGACTTCACCAACCTGTATATCGCCCTGGGCCGGGTTCCGGAAGGCACAGCGCCTACCCTGGCGGCACTCAAGGCCGCAGGCGTACCCACACTGGCCTACGGCAACTTCATCACGGTGGCGCTGAACTTCGCCATCATGGCGTTCATCATCTTCATCATGGTCAAGCAGATCAACCGCCTCAAGCGCCAAGCCCCGGAAGCCCCGCCGGCAGAGCCCGTGACACCCGAAGACATTGCCCTGCTGCGCGAAATTCGCGACAGTCTCAAGAAGTAG
- a CDS encoding cytochrome c1: protein MKKILVGFLLAMGLSGAAMAAGGGIPLDKAPQRTNDMAALQNGAKLFVNYCLSCHSAAFMRYNRLRDIGLNDKQIAENLTFATDKIGDTMKATIDPRQAKAWFGANPPDLTLIARSRSSHAGTGADYVYTLLRSYYRDETKPTGWNNLAFPNIGMPHPLWELQGERAPVHEKVMSHGHEVERVKGWTMVKAGKLSEAAYDDNVGDLVAYLQWMAEPAQNSRVRIGVWVLLFLAAFTIVAWRLNASYWKDVK from the coding sequence ATGAAAAAAATCCTCGTGGGCTTCCTGTTGGCCATGGGCTTGTCGGGCGCGGCGATGGCCGCTGGTGGCGGTATTCCGTTGGACAAGGCGCCTCAGCGCACCAATGACATGGCGGCACTGCAAAACGGTGCCAAGCTGTTCGTCAACTACTGCCTGAGCTGCCATTCGGCCGCGTTCATGCGCTACAACCGCCTGCGCGACATTGGTCTGAACGACAAGCAGATCGCCGAAAACCTGACCTTCGCCACCGACAAGATCGGTGACACCATGAAGGCGACGATCGATCCGCGTCAGGCCAAGGCCTGGTTCGGCGCCAATCCGCCCGACCTGACGTTGATCGCACGCTCGCGCTCCAGCCATGCCGGCACAGGTGCCGACTACGTCTACACCTTGCTGCGCAGCTACTACCGCGACGAGACCAAGCCGACCGGCTGGAACAACCTGGCCTTCCCGAACATCGGCATGCCCCATCCTCTGTGGGAATTGCAAGGCGAACGCGCCCCAGTGCACGAGAAGGTCATGAGCCACGGCCACGAAGTCGAGCGCGTCAAGGGCTGGACCATGGTCAAGGCTGGCAAGCTCAGCGAAGCGGCGTACGACGACAACGTCGGCGACCTGGTGGCTTACCTGCAATGGATGGCCGAGCCGGCGCAGAATTCGCGCGTGCGCATCGGTGTCTGGGTGCTGCTGTTCCTGGCCGCCTTCACCATCGTGGCGTGGCGCCTGAATGCGTCGTACTGGAAAGACGTCAAATAA
- a CDS encoding Nif3-like dinuclear metal center hexameric protein codes for MPVPRHTLTETLNDLLQPAQFKDYGPNGLQVEGRAEVHKLVTGVTASRALIEAAIAEGADAILVHHGLFWRGQDGRVTGWMKQRLALLLQHDINLFAYHLPLDAHPELGNNAQLARHLGIAVYSDARGRFGEQTLGFMGERPSASAAALAAHVSERLGRSVTLVAEPDRPIRRVALCTGGAQGYFESAIAAGADVFITGEISEPQAHYARECGVAYIACGHHASERYGAPAVGAHVAAGLGLAHVFIDIDNPA; via the coding sequence ATGCCCGTCCCACGCCATACCTTGACCGAGACCTTGAACGACTTGCTGCAACCGGCGCAGTTCAAGGACTACGGGCCGAATGGGCTGCAGGTGGAGGGGCGCGCCGAGGTGCACAAGCTCGTCACGGGTGTTACCGCCAGCCGCGCCTTGATCGAAGCGGCCATTGCCGAAGGAGCCGATGCCATCCTGGTGCACCACGGGCTCTTCTGGCGCGGGCAGGACGGGCGCGTCACCGGTTGGATGAAGCAGCGTCTCGCGCTGCTCCTGCAGCACGACATCAACCTGTTCGCCTACCACCTGCCCTTGGACGCGCACCCCGAGCTGGGCAACAACGCGCAGTTGGCGCGCCACCTAGGCATCGCCGTCTACTCCGATGCCCGTGGCCGCTTCGGCGAGCAGACATTGGGGTTCATGGGGGAGCGGCCCAGCGCATCGGCGGCGGCCCTGGCCGCGCACGTGAGCGAGCGCTTGGGTCGATCCGTCACCCTGGTGGCCGAGCCCGACCGCCCGATTCGGCGCGTGGCCTTGTGTACCGGTGGCGCGCAGGGCTATTTCGAATCGGCGATTGCCGCTGGTGCGGACGTGTTCATCACCGGCGAGATCTCCGAGCCGCAAGCGCACTATGCGCGCGAATGCGGCGTCGCTTACATTGCATGCGGCCACCACGCCTCCGAACGCTATGGCGCGCCGGCCGTGGGCGCGCATGTGGCGGCCGGCCTGGGCCTGGCGCACGTGTTCATCGACATCGACAACCCTGCATGA
- the petA gene encoding ubiquinol-cytochrome c reductase iron-sulfur subunit: MSEATAGATVDRGRRTWLITSCAMGGAGAAAVAVPFVSTFQPSERAKAAGAAVEVDISGIQPGEKMVVEWRGKPVWILRRTPEQLAALETLSGQLADPESDRTNYPTPAYAKNHHRSIKPEYLVAVGICTHLGCSPGDKFTPGPQPSLPDDWKGGFLCACHGSTFDVAGRVFKNKPAPDNLEVPPHYYLSDTTLLVGEEKQA; encoded by the coding sequence ATGAGTGAAGCAACCGCAGGTGCGACTGTTGATCGCGGCCGCAGAACCTGGCTGATCACCTCGTGCGCCATGGGTGGCGCGGGTGCCGCCGCCGTCGCCGTTCCCTTCGTGAGCACCTTCCAACCTTCCGAGCGCGCCAAGGCCGCCGGGGCTGCAGTCGAAGTGGATATCTCGGGCATCCAGCCGGGCGAGAAAATGGTGGTGGAGTGGCGCGGCAAGCCCGTGTGGATCCTTCGCCGCACGCCCGAGCAGTTGGCGGCACTGGAAACCCTGAGCGGGCAGTTGGCCGACCCGGAATCGGACCGCACCAACTACCCCACGCCGGCCTACGCCAAGAACCACCACCGTTCGATCAAGCCCGAGTACCTCGTCGCTGTGGGCATCTGCACCCACCTGGGCTGTTCGCCTGGTGACAAATTCACCCCCGGCCCCCAGCCTTCGTTGCCGGACGACTGGAAGGGTGGCTTCCTCTGCGCTTGCCATGGCTCCACGTTCGATGTGGCCGGTCGCGTGTTCAAGAACAAGCCCGCTCCCGACAACCTGGAAGTGCCTCCGCACTACTATCTGTCCGACACCACCCTGCTGGTGGGTGAAGAAAAACAAGCCTGA
- a CDS encoding S1C family serine protease, translated as MKRLWLLFAQTVTVLVAALFVVSTLQPQWLKRQGTSVVPVFEAPSNAPVAAAEGTTSFRTAARTASAAVVSINTSKAPVNNPQSADPWFRFFFGDQAPSQQQSGLGSGVIVSPAGYVLTNNHVIEEADEIEVILNDGRKSVAQVMGTDPETDLAILKIALTDLPVITLGNSDALEIGDQVLAIGNPFGVGQTVTSGIVSALGRTQLGINTFENFIQTDAAINPGNSGGALVDVSGQLMGINTAIYSRSGGSMGIGFAIPTSTARSVMEAIVKDGKVTRGWIGVEPQDLSPELAESFGMQPGAGVIITGVLQNGPAAQAGIRPGDVITAVAGRQVTSVAQLLSAVANLVPGTPAQLEVVRREGKVTIDVTPGRRNLPRQQSLPR; from the coding sequence ATGAAACGTCTCTGGCTTCTGTTTGCCCAAACCGTCACCGTCCTGGTCGCCGCGCTGTTCGTGGTAAGTACCTTGCAACCGCAATGGCTCAAGCGCCAGGGCACCTCCGTGGTACCGGTGTTCGAGGCGCCTTCGAATGCGCCTGTCGCCGCGGCAGAAGGGACAACCAGTTTCCGCACCGCAGCGCGCACGGCGTCGGCCGCGGTCGTCAGCATCAACACCAGCAAGGCGCCGGTCAACAACCCACAAAGTGCCGACCCCTGGTTCCGCTTCTTCTTTGGAGACCAGGCGCCTTCGCAACAGCAGAGCGGCCTGGGGTCTGGCGTGATCGTGAGTCCGGCCGGCTATGTGCTGACCAACAACCACGTGATCGAAGAGGCCGACGAAATCGAGGTCATCCTCAACGACGGCCGCAAGTCGGTGGCACAGGTGATGGGCACCGACCCGGAAACCGATCTGGCCATCCTGAAGATCGCTCTCACCGACCTGCCCGTCATCACGCTGGGCAATTCCGACGCCCTTGAAATCGGCGATCAGGTGCTGGCCATCGGCAACCCGTTTGGCGTGGGCCAGACCGTCACCAGCGGCATCGTGAGCGCGCTGGGGCGCACGCAACTGGGCATCAACACCTTCGAGAACTTCATCCAGACCGACGCGGCCATCAACCCGGGCAACTCGGGTGGTGCCCTGGTGGACGTGAGCGGGCAACTGATGGGCATCAACACGGCGATCTACTCGCGCTCGGGCGGCTCGATGGGCATTGGCTTCGCCATTCCCACCTCCACCGCGCGCAGTGTGATGGAGGCCATCGTGAAAGACGGCAAGGTTACGCGCGGCTGGATCGGCGTGGAGCCCCAGGACTTGAGCCCCGAGCTGGCCGAGAGCTTTGGCATGCAGCCAGGCGCCGGGGTCATCATCACCGGCGTCCTGCAGAACGGCCCTGCGGCGCAGGCCGGCATTCGCCCCGGCGACGTGATCACGGCGGTCGCCGGCCGGCAGGTCACGAGCGTGGCTCAGCTGCTGTCAGCGGTGGCGAATTTGGTGCCCGGCACGCCCGCCCAGCTGGAGGTGGTGCGCCGCGAGGGCAAGGTGACGATCGACGTCACACCCGGTCGGCGCAACCTGCCGCGCCAGCAGAGCCTCCCACGCTGA